A single Harpia harpyja isolate bHarHar1 chromosome 6, bHarHar1 primary haplotype, whole genome shotgun sequence DNA region contains:
- the LOC128143031 gene encoding alpha-2-macroglobulin-like protein 1, with the protein MTRYSYGKAVQGTMRVTLCQKARRHPQNASKDTCREYSGPTVSKGCFTPSVSTSVFSLAPGEEDGKLYAEASLLEMGTGVRINTSSQILISRTAARAVFETPSAYYIPGLPYRGKIKLQDHYGNGMKNRKVYLVIKFMRRRFIKTYITDDSGIASFNLDTTAWNSSSVSLEVTGKAGIVVRGQRIVQVGKLNMLKGSFSIPLTFTADFTPSPSLVVYTIFPNGGVTADSTRFDVALCFENQVKVGFPVKEAHPESPVQLQLQAAPGSLCAVQAVDENMFFVRPESELTRQMVYGLFPAAYRHGYPAQVEEHSDHCVQPQFTSSLLRGKPQHSFQPDIFNLFRNMGLKIFSNLVIKKPQCFHRADRKPTMGGPSTEDQRITKEQPQFTTHGKLHHYFPETWIWNLFSVGSNGSRNVLVTAPAAATEWKVKMFCLAGRRFGLAPTTSLRTVQPFFVDVMLPNSVIRGETFMLKATVFNYLQQCIQIHVALAKSPDYQVEPCRTCRDKECLCAEESKTFMWNVTAVQLGTLNITVRIEVLDTTSRCGGRKPLPATMRRRHTLFKHLLVQPEGVLVEKSYSSLLCPRGGNMAEEPVSLRLPDNVVKGSARASISLSGDLMGMALQNLDHLVQLPHGCGEQNMVLFAPIVYVLQYLEKTRQLTPEIKERATGFLRNGYQMQLLYRHRDGSYSVFGQQDGEGNTWLTAFVVKSFSQARKYIYVDDKNVQDALRWLEQNQLPSGCFATKGSLFHSSLKGGVDDEISLGAYVAAALLELGQPLKGKLMQATLRCLQQAVHNVTNIYTEAVLAYAFALAGDYETTQELLYKLEEQAIKSGGQIHWSPKPSSPASTDFWPDTQSVDIELTAYVLLAYLSKPRVHAGDMTTAAGIVAWLTRQQNAYGGFASTQDTVVALQALAKYAARTFSTSGQALVRVKSQRGFGKAFQVNRQKRLLVQQAALTEVPGQLLVQVHGSSCVFAQTVLRYHEPPPRAAVTFTLRVNTELTNCSQANARVLSVRILASYIGSRVTSNMVVVEVSLLSGFVLAPASRMLLERRTIVKKIEVKASVVYIYLEKLNDESQTFILQLEQVIPMKNLKPAAIKVYDYYQPEERALADYGAVCS; encoded by the exons ATGACGAG GTACAGCTATGGGAAAGCAGTGCAAGGGACCATGCGGGTGACTTTGTGCCAGAAGGCAAGGAGGCATCCTCAAAATGCCAGCAAGGACACCTGTAGGGAATACAGCGGTCCG ACCGTGAGCAAGGGGTGCTTCACCCCTTCTGTGAGCACGTCAGTCTTCAGCCTGGCTCCCGGCGAGGAGGATGGCAAGCTCTATGCAGAAGCCTCTCTCCTGGAGATGGGCACAG GGGTGCGGATCAACACCTCCAGCCAAATCCTCATCTCCAGGACAGCTGCAAGAGCAGTGTTTGAGACACCAAGTGCATATTACATCCCTGGACTACCGTACAGGGGGAAG ATTAAGCTTCAGGATCACTATGGAAATggtatgaaaaacagaaaagtttatcTTGTGATAAAGTTCATGAGGCGTCGGTTTATCAAAACATACATCACGGATGACAGTGGAATAGCATCGTTCAACCTGGACACAACTGCCTGGAACAGCTCATCAGTATCTTTGGAG GTCACTGGGAAGGCTGGAATTGTTGTCAGGGGCCAGAGGATTGTCCAGGTCGGGAAGCTGAACA TGTTGAAGggctccttctccatccctttgACCTTCACTGCTGACTTCACCCCATCACCTTCCTTAGTGGTGTACACCATCTTCCCCAATGGAGGGGTAACAGCTGACAGCACCCGTTTTGATGTTGCCTTGTGCTTTGAAAACCAG GTCAAGGTAGGATTCCCAGTTAAAGAAGCCCACCCAGAGTCACCAGTGCAGCTCCAACTGCAGGCAGCCCCTGGCTCCCTGTGTGCAGTACAAGCAGTGGATGAAAACATGTTCTTTGTGAGACCAGAGAGTGAGCTGACAAGGCAAATG GTCTATGGTTTGTTCCCTGCTGCCTACCGACATGGATACCCTGCCCAAGTAGAAGAGCATTCAGATCACTGTGTTCAGCCCCAGTTCACATCATCTCTGCTACGAGGGAAGCCACAACATTCCTTTCAGCCTGACATCTTTAACCTCTTCCGG AACATGGGGCTGAAAATCTTCTCAAACCTCGTAATCAAGAAGCCTCAGTGCTTTCATCGGGCAGATAGGAAGCCAACCATGG GGGGCCCTTCTACAGAAGACCAAAGAATCACTAAGGAACAACCCCAATTTACAACCCATGGAAAACTTCACCACTATTTCCCTGAAACTTGGATCTGGAATCTGTTCTCTGTTGG CTCCAACGGCAGCAGGAATGTCCTGGTCACAGCGCCTGCTGCTGCCACAGAATGGAAAGTCAAGATGTTCTGCTTGGCGGGGAGGCGATTTGGCCTTGCCCCGACCACGAGCCTCAGAACGGTCCAGCCCTTCTTTGTGGATGTGATGCTGCCAAATTCTGTCATCCGAGGTGAGACCTTCATGCTGAAAGCTACTGTCTTCAACTACCTGCAGCAGTGCATACAG ATCCATGTGGCCCTGGCTAAATCCCCAGACTACCAGGTGGAGCCGTGCCGAACCTGCAGGGACAAGGAGTGTCTGTGTGCAGAGGAGTCCAAGACCTTCATGTGGAATGTGACAGCAGTCCAGCTGG GGACTCTGAATATCACAGTGAGGATAGAGGTACTGGACACCACGTCACGGTGTGGGGGCAGGAAGCCCTTGCCAGCTACCATGAGGCGGAGGCATACGCTGTTCAAACACTTGCTGGTCCAG ccagaAGGTGTGTTAGTGGAGAAGTCTTACAGCTCCCTTCTGTGCCCAAGAGGAG GAAACATGGCTGAAGAACCTGTGTCCCTTCGCCTCCCTGACAATGTAGTAAAGGGATCTGCCAGGGCTTCCATTTCTCTCTCAG GTGACCTCATGGGGATGGCACTGCAGAACCTGGACCACCTGGTGCAGTTGCCCCACGGCTGTGGGGAGCAGAACATGGTGCTGTTTGCCCCCATTGTCTATGTGCTGCAGTACCTGGAGAAGACGAGGCAGCTGACCCCTGAGATCAAGGAGAGGGCAACAGGATTCCTGCGCAACG GGTACCAGATGCAGCTTCTTTATAGGCACAGAGATGGGTCCTACAGTGTCTTtgggcagcaggatggggaagggaaCACTTG GCTGACAGCTTTTGTAGTCAAGAGTTTCAGCCAAGCCAGAAAATACATCTATGTAGACGACAAGAATGTCCAGGATGCCCTACGCTGGCTAGAGCAAAACCAGCTCCCCAGTGGCTGCTTTGCCACCAAAGGGAGCCTCTTTCACTCCTCCCTAAAG GGCGGCGTGGATGATGAAATCTCCCTGGGGGCATATGTcgctgcagcactgctggagctGGGTCAGCCGCTGAAG GGCAAGCTGATGCAGGCTACTCtccgctgcctgcagcaggcGGTTCACAACGTCACCAACATCTACACAGAAGCTGTGCTGGCCTATGCCTTTGCCCTGGCTGGGGACTATGAAACGACCCAGGAGCTGCTGTACAAACTGGAGGAACAGGCCATCAAATCAG gagGACAAATCCACTGGAGCCCCAAGCCAAGCTCTCCAGCTTCCACAGACTTCTGGCCTGATACTCAGTCAGTGGACATAGAGTTGACAGCCTACGTGCTCCTGGCGTACCTCTCTAAGCCACGGGTGCATGCAGGTGACATGACAACTGCAGCTGGTATCGTAGCATGGCTGACCCGGCAGCAGAACGCCTATGGGGGCTTTGCCTCCACCCAG GACACAGTTGTTGCCTTGCAAGCCTTAGCAAAATACGCAGCAAGGACGTTCAGCACATCAGGCCAGGCGCTTGTGAGGGTGAAGTCCCAGAGGGGTTTTGGGAAGGCTTTCCAAGTCAACCGCCAGAAGAGGCTGCTGGTGCAGCAGGCAGCACTGACGGAGGTCCCGGGGCAGCTCCTGGTGCAGGTCCACGGCAGCAGCTGTGTCTTCGCTCAG ACAGTGCTGAGGTACCACGAGCCTCCCCCGCGGGCTGCTGTAACCTTCACTCTGCGTGTCAACACAGAGCTGACCAACTGTAGCCAAGCCAACGCACGTGTCCTCAGCGTCCGCATCCTCGCCAG ctACATCGGGAGCAGAGTCACATCCAACATGGTGGTCGTGGAGGTCTCCCTGCTGTCCGGATTTGTCCTGGCTCCTGCATCCAGGATGTTG CTGGAGCGCAGAACCATTGTTAAGAAAATAGAAGTGAAAGCTAGTGTGGTCTACATTTATTTGGAGAAG CTCAACGATGAATCTCAGACTTTTATTCTGCAACTGGAACAAGTAATTCCGATGAAGAACCTGAAACCGGCCGCCATCAAAGTCTACGATTACTACCAGCCAG AGGAGCGAGCCTTGGCTGACTACGGTGCTGTCTGTAGTTGA